The Onthophagus taurus isolate NC chromosome 6, IU_Otau_3.0, whole genome shotgun sequence region attctttcataaataaatggAACGTGGTAATTTTTGGATGattgtatatttcaaatttaagaaaaaaatgggaaaaagtAACTTATAGTTGGAACgggatcaataaaaaaaataattcttagaTTATTTTAGTAGATTAATTTTAGGTATTTGTCTATTTCAGGATTTTCAGGCCTCTTACTTACAAAACAATATGTAtacagatatatatatattttaaaagttattaatggattggttttagttttaggttgaatttgtttaaatagattattttttctttgtaaaaggtatgaaaagaaaatatacgCCTATAGAGAGTAAAGttgtttgatttattttattttattcttaatttcttGTAATAATAAGCTTTTTCCTATTGTTCTTAACGTTATACACTTTCGGTTGATTGTCATGTAACAAGaataatatcttatttttgatatatctcatttttattaataaaaatttatagcGTTTCTATTAAAAGTTTcttcttaaatatttaaaaattagttacCTTATGTAACTTTCTTATGTTAGTAGAAGTAAATTCTTAGCGATCTCTTTTACTCTACTTAAATaacatattttctttattaaataattttagcaataaaagttatttatttaagcgTAACCTAATATAGGTTAGCAATATCACAAAAAAGCGAATTATTCTTTGTTTTTGAATGTATACGttgtctttaattttaaatcgattagataatttttatttattttattataaatatattcattTATCACCCCTATTTGATGAAGTAGGAATAGAGAATGTTTCAAAGTTTCCTGCCAAACTCATACAGTTAACAATTCTAATTCAATTTTCTAATTAAGTTGAGAATTAAAAGCATAGCACTTTAGAAACATCCTGTATTTCTATTAAACTTTTAcgtttatagaaaaatattattctcatTTCTAATCAGGCGATTTACAATTatactttttttcaaaaaaacatctACATGGCAGTAGCAtgatgatattttttttataatttttttttaaacatttttttaatttcacgtactgtttacatttttatacgaCGTTAATCCTTTCGACACTAAAAACCTATTACCATAACCAGCTCCCCATGGAGCCAAAAGTAATCCTCACGTCCTCACAAACTTGTAAACGACCGCAAAAACCAATACACTAACCAACACCAACACTAAAGCCGTTACCACTTTAGCGAACGTGTTTAAACCGCTTTCAGACGGATTCAAAGGTCTGCTACTATTATTTTGTTGAGATCTACTCCGTTTATTTGCTAATCCTCTGGCCAATGCGGGAAAAGCTAAACTTTGAGTGAACGTTAATTTATGCAGACTTTCACTTAATGAATAAGGTCCTACACTCCCTCTAGCAGCAGCTCTTAAGAGGGCGTATTCTAAATCTAACGCGTCGAAAAGTGAATATCTTACAGTTACGCTCGACGAACGTCTTCTACTATCAGAAGGATCTGATCTTGACGATCTAGACCCCGTTGGAGGAGCTGCTATTGAAGTTAATGAAGATGTTGTACTGGATGAAGGTGAACCATGACCATTATCGGAGACATCTTCGATTGAAGTTTGATCCGGTGATGGGATGGGTTGAGATGGTCGGAAAATTCTTGCATGATCTGGATGGAGAAGGGCACTGCTTGGTCTTCGAACGCTTGTTGTTGGAGAGGACGTTATGGGAGATGGGGCACGTGGATAAGTTGTACAAGGTGAAGGTGAAAcctattaaaagaaataaaatcacgTTACGaatgcattttattttttttatttaattgtttaccTGACTAGATTCGATTCCGGAATCGCTGTGATGCGTTCGAAGGCCATTTTCACAACAAATTGAATGTTGAGATAATGCATCATCTGCACAAGGTGGAAAAACAAAGCTTTGGCCGTCTGCTTCACCTCGCGGAGAATCGGAACTAGGCCaaacctaaaaaataatttaattgatattttttacgtaattaaatgatttttttaacctgaAGAAGTGGTAAGGAACAATTTGATAGAGGTTTTGCTTCTTCCACAGATGATTCGGTGGTGTCTTGGTCGCATTGAGAACTTGAACTGTTCGTGGTTGAAGATTTCACAGCCGACCAGAAACGTTTTAAACCGGATTCCCGAAGTGATttctgaaacaaaaaaaagatatttaaattttttttggtcaaaaataagttataataaagataaagaaaataaaaagtaaggTATGAAGTTTCTATTTACAGCCTTTTAGCAAGCTGTGCGATAACCCGCTTTGTAAGCTTCCCGGAGCCACCTGGTGCTGTTCACTATCACATTACGTGTACTACCTTGTTATAGAATAAAGAAGTTTATATTCTTTAGATAGACGTTATTTTTAGAacattttgacataattgaGACAGGAAGTATCATATTAAGTAGAATACCCGTTGGGGaaatgtaatattttgtgttcattttcaatttaaaaaagtatttaatgcaattaaattgtttaaaattggtaaaaataaaattcattaaataaatacgaatttattattaactcatactttcaaaatacaaaataagaaTATAACTTGGACAGAAAATATATGCTTTGTTGAGaattaattgaattgaaaTGCATTATAATAGGATATATGAGAACAGTAAGAACAAAATTCTTGGCAACCATATAATATTACTTTTAGGGTAATAGTTGAATATCAAACTGCGAGTGGAAACAACTTAAAAGCTTCTGGATCGTTGCGGTAATTCCCAATGGAATTCTTGATGCAATCGAACATTTGAAATACTGTAGAAGTATTGGATGCAAAGTTTCCGTTGAAAGTGTTAAGTTGAGATGGATGTATATGC contains the following coding sequences:
- the LOC111419652 gene encoding uncharacterized protein, with translation MQKSLRESGLKRFWSAVKSSTTNSSSSQCDQDTTESSVEEAKPLSNCSLPLLQVWPSSDSPRGEADGQSFVFPPCADDALSQHSICCENGLRTHHSDSGIESSQVSPSPCTTYPRAPSPITSSPTTSVRRPSSALLHPDHARIFRPSQPIPSPDQTSIEDVSDNGHGSPSSSTTSSLTSIAAPPTGSRSSRSDPSDSRRRSSSVTVRYSLFDALDLEYALLRAAARGSVGPYSLSESLHKLTFTQSLAFPALARGLANKRSRSQQNNSSRPLNPSESGLNTFAKVVTALVLVLVSVLVFAVVYKFVRT